The DNA sequence TTCAAAATATCCAGATAAGCTGTCTCGAACATTGAGCAGCTGCACATCCActtattttgtacatttttctacacattcttcacaaaatggtcaaaataccaaaataatagagaagtagctataaccatgtctcaaagtacacaatatatgatcaaaaccaagtaaaactaccctctaaagtcatgtaaaatccaagtgaatcatTAGTGTGGAGTAGAAAATGGATTGGTGTTTCGGAGTAGGTGATCCGCTCCGCTCTGACTTAAGCTTCATCTCAAAAACCCATGTTTCTGAAGCTGTGCTAGAGCTTCTTTCATATTAATCATTTCATAAGACGAATCTGTACAACACTTTAAGGCCAACTCCAATATGGATGATGTGAATTCCACTATTTTATCTCCATGTTCTTTGTCAACGTTCATTAGCAAGTTGGAATCTACAACTCAGATATGTAAACTATGGAACTGACCATTCAAGCTTAGATCTCCAACAAACATGTCGTCACTTGACTTTTTTCTCGTAAAGACTTCCTTCAAAATCACCCCATAGCTATAGACATCGCACCTTTTGGAGATTAGTCCTTCCGAACCCTATGCtacaatcacaaaaaaaatgtgaaacaagacttcatttatttaaaagcaTATACATAGATGTTGAATAACAACTCACCTGGAGCAATGTATCCTAATGTTCCAAGGGTGTTGGTTAACACTATGCTATCACCACCGCATAGCAACTTTGCTATCCCAAAATCGCTTACACGGGCAAGCATATCTTCGTCTAACAAGACATTACTTGGCTTCAAGTCAATGTGATCAATAAGCGTTGAATACCCACTGTGAAGACACTCCAAAGCCGAtgctatataaataattatattcaatctttccatgaaattcaagaaatagTTGTGGGAATACGACCATTTCTCAAGGTTTCCATTGGAcatatattcaattactaaCGCCTTGAACTATTCATTGGAACAACAACTTATGACATTGTTCAGACACCTATGTCGAATGCTACGAAGAATCTCACATTCGACATCAAATATCTTTGAAATACCTTCTAATTGAAGATTAAACACCTTGACAGCGATAACACCTTCCCATTGTTAAGAATTCCTTTGTAGACACTGCAAGAACTCCCAGTGCCAAGTAGATTGCTCTCATTGAATTGTTCAGTTGCTTGCAGAAGTTCATAATATATAAGAGATTCTTTCTGGCACAATGGATATCAgcaacacatcaacttctcAAGTTTTCTTATCTTTCCTTTTGTATCTGACAAAGATAAAAGCTAGACAAACAATTGAGAAGAAAGCCACGACCCCAAAAGCAATAAATGAAGCTCGTTCCACCTTTTCTTCTTCGATCTATGATTAGAAACAGCAGGACAGATTGGGACATGGAACCTCGAAACTCCACACAATGCCTCATTTCCCTTAAAAGAATCCACAGTGAAGTTTCCGAAAGAACCACCACTTGGAATTTCTCCCTCAAATTATTGAAAGAGACATTAAAGTAGATGAGATGTTGAAGTTCTTCCAAAGACTTTGGAATTGAGCCAGAGAGGTTGATATGAGACAAGTCAAGAGTCACAAAACTTAGCTTGCTTCCCATAGAAACTGGAATAGAACCTTCAAGTCTGTTATTTGCCAAAGACAGACTAGCCACACTCTGTAACTTTTGAATGGAGCTTGGAATAGACTCTGACAACTAATTCATCGATAGATCTATATTCATTGCTGCTCCTAAGTTACTCATCTTTTGAGGTAAAAACCCACTCAATGAATTTGAGGACAAGTTCAGATTCAGCAAATCTTGCAGATCCCATAAGCTTGATGGTATGCTTGAATTGAGCATgttggagtatatataaatcaTTCTTACAGAAGGGATGTTTCACAAACATTCTGGAATTGAACCTGACAATTGATTTTGGCCAATACTCAATAAATTGAGGTGGTATAAATCACATACAGCCTCTGGAATGAGGCCTTGCAACATGCTATCACCAAAATATAATTCTTGAAGCTTATGCAGATTTTTGATGGAGACAGGAATATTACCAGATAACTCATTGCCGTCTAATGCCAAGATAATCAAGCTgcttaaatttgaaatatacatactataaatttaattattcacaTTGAATCAACACAATTATAACAACCATATaaagaacaagaaaaacaaagaaaatatgaagagGGTGTGAGCTTGGATGACATTTGAATCCAAGAATGTACATTCATATCACACCCCCATTATACTCAGTATTGAAAATGTTAACAAGAGATGTTATTCTTTTTTGTTGTGTGTAGATAATACTCCATTATGCTCAGCCTTGTCTTGGCATTggacaaaatataatactgcCTTTTTTCAGCTAAAGCTAATTAAGTAAGTAGTGAATATTATCCTCTGTCTTGGCATTTGGAAAACAAATTTGTAAGGccttaatttctaattttcataaagacaaaaaaaaagagagcaAAGGTTAAGCGGCAATGCAGATACAAAATTACCAAAATAGAAGTAACGAATTGTTTCATTCCTAAATATCATGCTCAAACTTAAGAAACTAATTAATTGCCAAAATCATATACGCACGTGGTATGAGACAGTATGCACCCCAAGTTGAGGCTCATGAAGctgtactcccttcgtcaaCCTTTACGGGTCACTAGTTTTCTTTCTTGTCCGTCCACCATCATTACTagagttttctttttaatccaTCCGCTATTACTAGTCGcaagttttctttttagtctgtccacCATCAATactggagttttttttttagttcatcTACTATTACTGGTCGCAagagttttctttttagtctgtctACCATCATTACTGgagttttctttttagttcatCCATCATTAATAATCactactttcattttttttagttcgtccGTCAATATTTATTACACTTACTTCTCACTAGTTTAGTGCGATTAACAAAACATTATACTCCTTTAGTGCGAGTAATataggacggatggagtacattaattttgaattaattatattaaatatcaattatataactaatttattagttaaattaataaattagttttgtaattaatcactaataaattagttaaattaatcgctaataaattagttttgtaattgatatttaatataattaattcaaaattaatgtaCTCCATCCATTTCatgtgttcatttttttttagttcatcCGTCCGTTCAAAAGGAGTATAACGTTTTGTTATTGCCAACAATGGGCTGTTATTATAAACAaatgaatgaagtaaataaagtCGCAGCCCATGAAAAACGAATTAACAGTCTAGCTGCTACCCCTAAGAAGAGACAGGAAAATGACCCATTGTCTGTATTCAAAACATAAGTGGCCCACTGGTTTTGCATTTGGGTGTCCAATTTCCAAAGTTCCCAATACCATAACTTTAAAGATTAGATATATTTTAAACTATATATAGACTCTGCTCAATGACTCATATTtccttcattaaaaaaaatgacatttttgtgAGACGACAAGAGATTTTagaaagttttattttatatgttaggTAAATAGAGCaaatatactttatattttttgtgaaaatgattttttttttctaaaagcaataatgtgacattttaatgggacaaataaaataaaaaataagacattttttatgagacggagagagGCAATTCATTCTTCCGGAATCAAATTAAGCATAACATGATCGTTAAGGGTATCCACATCATGTTTTTAGATAATCTCTTAAATCttatacatttcattttttccgagcacttatctttaattttgcatCCATGTACACCCAAAAATCACTTCAATATTTCGAGCACTTAAGTTATTGGCATttattatttacaattttaactTTCAATAtaacaatatcaaaatatttagatttcattaattaaactaaatagtataatttttaaaataaaaattaccgtacataatttttttaaaacacgaaacatatgattttaagaataaaaaattaacacataaaaatCCTTTTGATATCAATATGCTATGCGAGCTTCAGTTTTGAAAGCCTCTACTCCATCTGAGATTTGGATACTCTAGTGCTTATGGTGGGGAGTTGGCAATGAACCAATTCTCAAGAGTAGCATGCACTAGCTGTGCATTGATTGAGAAGcaattgaaaaataagatAGACCGAGAGTGGTAGTCAAAATACAATTTATGTGAATAGACTCCAatacttcaaaaataaaattgataccatgtgattaaatttcaagtcaaGATAGTATGAGACTGAATGCAAGTACGAATGTCAATTTAGATAACATGACCCACAATTAAATTGGAAACAACTAAGAGAAAATGGTACAATCCATTTAGAACTATAAGTCTATAACTACCTTTATAGTGTCTCTTGCGACCGAGATGAGGAAAACCGACtggaataaaattttatggcATTGtactgaaattttaattttatgagtGTGTAGTACAGTGCGCTTAATTAAGAtagattttatattaaatataatcagaatactgaaatataaaattcgaAGTTAACtttatatttcaattgattgattgataatGTGAAATATATTTAAGGAAAATATAACATGCATGTTGattgtagtaataataaaatatgactgaaataagttagtagaatatgaggtgCTGAAACTTATTTACTACGAAGTATTTATTTACAGTAAAAATGAACTAAGATTCTAATCACGTATGGACCGAAATGGCAAACTAAATTTCTAATCGCTGTAAATCCATAATAAAGTTCATTTTCTTAAGACGCCTTGGTATTAATAGCTCATTTCTTGAATCGTAGCTCATTTCTTTTCACTCTACTATACGCTTTTCTTCTGCAATTTTCAACTTCTTGTGGAAAAATTCttcaatgaaaattttaatagattgaattgtatatttagaaataaaatttcaaaacaaagtGATCCCCATTCATCCCTTAAAATGAATGCAATAATGAGGAAGAGAAAATGACGAAACAGAAATAGTAAATCTAcgattaataatttcatattcccAACTTAcacatataattttgtttttaagatTGTGACTTGATAGAATGTGGGCCACAAAGTGTGGAATTAGAAAATAACAGAgaggaagaaaattaaatctacGATTAAAAAAGTCATATTCTCAACCTAAACATCTCCCAAAGTTGGTGCGCTAGAAAACGCAAAAAGCCAAAAAATATGCATGCGGCCACTATGTACGCTCCTATTGAATCCTCCCaatcatatactcataatGGTTCCCTTTTTTTCCCTCTTCTTTCTCATCCTCGTCTCGTTCAATACCAACTAGGCAGATGATTTATCACGATGATTTCATAGTCATCAA is a window from the Salvia hispanica cultivar TCC Black 2014 chromosome 1, UniMelb_Shisp_WGS_1.0, whole genome shotgun sequence genome containing:
- the LOC125191672 gene encoding brassinosteroid LRR receptor kinase-like, with protein sequence MLNSSIPSSLWVLQDMLNLNLSSNSLSGVLPQKMSNLGAAISIDLSMNQLSGSIPSSIGKLQSLANLSLANNRLECSIPVSMGSMLSLETLDLSHNNLSGSIPKSLEELQHLIYFNVSFNDLSGEIPSGGSFRNFTMDSFKGNEALCGIQSESNLLGARSSCSVYKGILKNGKVVDVKVFNLRLEALEYLHGGYSARIVHSDLKPNNVLLDEDMVARVSDFGIAKLLCGGDSMVLTNTLGTLGYISPDGNELSGNIPVSIKNLHKLQELYFGDSMLQGLIPEASVASLSLANNRLEGSIPVSMGSKLSFVTLDLSHINLSGSIPKSLEELQHLIYFNVSFNNLREKFQVIEEEKVERASFIAFGVVAFFSIKESLIYYELLQATEQFNESNLLGTGSSCSVYKGILNNGKFKALVIEYMSNGNLEKWSYSHNYFLNFMERLNIIIYIASALECLHSGYSTLIDHIDLKPSNVLLDEDMLARVSDFGIAKLLCGGDSIVLTNTLGTLGYIAPDSNLLMNVDKEHGDKIVEFTSSILELALKCCTDSSYEMINMKEALAQLQKHGFLR